Proteins from a genomic interval of Sphingopyxis sp. QXT-31:
- a CDS encoding J domain-containing protein, with product MIRPPQAPRNALPSPTRPTRFHGRVPREERCAAPGCREAGEFRAPIAATRSPDGPPQYRWLCLDHVRAFNSGYNYFEGMSADQIMAAQTPTAGWETESRTFRPAGSADLPPRWADFKDPIDALGARFRQRMDEARRQAANPGLSREEHAAMQLLALPADADRAALRRRYSELVRKYHPDRNGGDRSHEARLGAVVAAYQLLRKAKAFA from the coding sequence ATGATAAGACCTCCCCAAGCCCCGAGAAATGCTTTGCCCTCCCCGACCCGCCCGACCCGTTTCCATGGCCGCGTTCCGCGCGAAGAGCGTTGCGCCGCGCCCGGCTGCCGCGAGGCGGGCGAGTTTCGCGCGCCGATCGCGGCGACGCGCTCGCCCGACGGGCCGCCGCAATATCGCTGGCTGTGCCTCGACCATGTCCGCGCGTTCAACAGCGGCTATAATTATTTCGAGGGGATGAGCGCCGACCAGATCATGGCGGCGCAAACGCCGACCGCCGGCTGGGAAACCGAAAGCCGCACCTTCCGCCCCGCCGGCAGCGCCGACCTGCCGCCGCGCTGGGCCGATTTCAAGGACCCGATCGACGCGCTCGGCGCGCGTTTCCGCCAGCGGATGGACGAGGCGCGGCGACAGGCGGCGAACCCCGGCCTGTCGCGCGAGGAGCATGCCGCGATGCAATTGCTCGCGCTGCCCGCCGACGCCGACCGCGCCGCGCTCCGCCGCCGCTACAGCGAGCTGGTGCGCAAATATCACCCCGACCGCAACGGCGGCGACCGCAGCCATGAAGCGAGACTCGGCGCGGTCGTTGCGGCATATCAGCTGCTCAGAAAGGCCAAAGCCTTCGCCTGA
- a CDS encoding acyltransferase family protein yields MTAGGGSGSAAYHGHIDGLRAVAIALVLLYHFDFGGGAQAFLGVDIFFVISGYLIGGIVRTDLADGRFGFVDFYRRRIARITPALLVVAALTLAASYALLIPADLSRMALEVRAAALNIANWHFEPQASYFMRDRIERFFLHSWSLSVEAQFYAAFPLLALLLHRFGWFARRGVGALLLLGLAAYVAAGLHEPRAAFYFSSLRAWEFLAGVLIAAGPIAAIPPRRAAILAALGAAMMFGAAFAPVPGHFAAKSLWQILCIAGTALLLHANLAAPANPAARLLALPPMRALGLVSYSVYLIHWPLLMLAENWHIVPLSPTGRLLVLPATLALAALCWFLVERPARRWANRAATPAIHVYGAALLATALIVGAASLIVAKKGMPERFSADERALLAVFKDRTRCTPASRSAAFAPPGACLLGDTAVRPDVAVWGDSHSRELSHALGRELAPAGRSLAQYTSSGCPPFLGTAIRSQPDCPADNDRIAARIAATPSIQTVVLVAYYGRHAYLGDARIAAALDRSAALLRRAGKRVIIVGPLPKPPYDVPSGLARRDRNGRDDLPLAQSEAEYRRTSAPMRAALERLADGDRVMVADPGAAMCMDGRCPYVVGTAPLYMDDNHPSVAGAERIARSLLPLLAPR; encoded by the coding sequence ATGACCGCGGGGGGCGGGTCCGGATCGGCGGCCTATCATGGCCATATCGACGGGCTGCGCGCGGTCGCGATCGCGCTGGTTCTGCTCTATCATTTCGATTTCGGCGGCGGGGCGCAGGCTTTCCTCGGCGTCGACATCTTCTTCGTCATTTCGGGTTATCTGATCGGCGGGATCGTGCGGACGGACCTCGCCGACGGGCGCTTTGGCTTCGTCGATTTCTATCGTCGCCGCATCGCGCGAATCACCCCCGCGCTGCTGGTCGTGGCGGCGCTGACGCTCGCTGCGAGCTATGCGCTGCTCATCCCGGCCGACCTCAGCCGCATGGCGCTCGAGGTCCGCGCAGCGGCGCTCAACATCGCCAACTGGCATTTCGAGCCGCAGGCCTCCTATTTCATGCGCGACCGCATCGAGCGCTTTTTCCTCCACAGCTGGTCGCTGTCGGTCGAGGCGCAATTCTATGCGGCCTTCCCGCTGCTCGCGCTGCTGCTCCATCGCTTCGGCTGGTTCGCCCGCCGCGGGGTTGGCGCGCTGCTGCTGCTCGGCCTCGCCGCCTATGTCGCGGCCGGCCTCCACGAGCCGCGCGCGGCCTTTTATTTCTCGTCGTTGCGCGCATGGGAGTTTCTGGCGGGCGTGCTGATCGCCGCCGGACCGATCGCAGCAATACCGCCGCGCCGTGCCGCCATACTCGCGGCGCTCGGTGCGGCGATGATGTTCGGCGCGGCCTTTGCGCCGGTACCCGGCCATTTCGCGGCGAAGAGCCTGTGGCAGATCTTGTGCATCGCGGGCACGGCGCTCCTCCTCCACGCCAATCTCGCCGCGCCGGCCAACCCCGCCGCGCGCCTGCTGGCGCTGCCGCCGATGCGCGCGCTCGGGCTGGTCTCCTATTCGGTGTACCTGATCCACTGGCCGCTGCTGATGCTCGCAGAGAATTGGCATATCGTGCCGCTCTCGCCGACGGGACGCCTGCTCGTGCTGCCCGCGACGCTGGCGCTGGCGGCGCTCTGCTGGTTCCTCGTCGAGCGGCCCGCGCGGCGCTGGGCCAACCGGGCGGCCACCCCCGCGATCCACGTCTATGGCGCGGCGCTGCTCGCCACCGCGCTCATCGTGGGCGCTGCAAGCTTGATCGTCGCGAAGAAGGGCATGCCCGAGCGCTTCTCCGCCGACGAGCGCGCGCTGCTCGCGGTGTTCAAGGACCGCACGCGCTGTACCCCGGCATCGCGCAGCGCGGCCTTCGCGCCGCCGGGCGCCTGCCTGCTCGGCGACACCGCGGTGCGCCCCGATGTGGCGGTGTGGGGCGACAGCCACAGCCGCGAGCTTTCGCATGCACTCGGCCGCGAGCTTGCTCCCGCCGGCCGCTCGCTCGCGCAATATACCTCGTCGGGGTGCCCGCCCTTCCTCGGCACCGCGATCCGGAGCCAGCCCGACTGCCCCGCCGACAACGACCGCATCGCCGCGCGCATCGCAGCGACGCCGTCGATCCAGACCGTGGTGCTCGTCGCGTATTACGGCCGCCACGCCTATCTGGGCGACGCGCGCATCGCCGCCGCACTCGACCGCAGCGCCGCGCTGCTGCGCCGCGCGGGCAAGCGCGTGATCATCGTGGGGCCGCTACCCAAGCCGCCTTATGACGTGCCGAGCGGCCTCGCGCGCCGCGACCGCAACGGGCGCGACGACCTGCCGCTGGCGCAAAGCGAGGCCGAGTATCGCCGGACCAGCGCGCCGATGCGCGCGGCGCTGGAACGGCTCGCCGACGGCGACCGGGTCATGGTCGCCGACCCCGGCGCCGCGATGTGCATGGACGGCCGCTGCCCCTATGTCGTCGGTACCGCGCCGCTCTATATGGACGACAACCATCCGTCGGTCGCGGGTGCCGAGCGGATCGCGCGCAGCCTGTTGCCGCTGCTCGCGCCGCGCTGA
- the cobS gene encoding cobaltochelatase subunit CobS produces the protein MTDIPNSLADHHGSTLLAAPDVEVSAREMFGVDVDMMVPAFSEADARVPDLDPAYVFDGDTTLAILAGFKYNRRVMVQGYHGTGKSTHIEQVAARLKWPCIRVNLDAHISRIDLVGRDAIVLKDGQQVTEFREGLLPWALQTPTALVFDEYDAGRPDVMFVIQRVLETEGKLTLLDQNRVIRPNPHFRLFSTANTVGLGDTSGLYHGTQQINQGQMDRWNIVVTLNYLPAATESAIILAKVPDTDDMTVANMVKVADLTRQGFINGDISTVMSPRTVISWAQNAAIFNNLGFAFRLSFLNKCDEAERMIVAEYYQRVFGEDLPEGIVGGK, from the coding sequence ATGACCGATATCCCCAACAGCCTCGCCGACCATCATGGTTCGACCCTGCTCGCCGCCCCCGATGTCGAGGTCAGCGCGCGCGAGATGTTCGGCGTCGATGTCGACATGATGGTCCCGGCGTTCAGCGAGGCCGACGCGCGCGTGCCCGACCTCGACCCGGCTTATGTCTTCGACGGTGATACCACGCTCGCGATCCTCGCGGGGTTCAAATACAACCGCCGCGTCATGGTGCAGGGCTATCACGGCACCGGCAAGTCGACGCATATCGAACAGGTCGCCGCCCGCCTCAAATGGCCGTGCATCCGCGTCAACCTCGACGCGCATATCAGCCGCATCGACCTGGTCGGCCGCGACGCGATCGTGCTCAAGGACGGCCAGCAGGTCACCGAGTTCCGCGAAGGCCTGCTCCCCTGGGCGCTGCAGACCCCGACCGCGCTCGTCTTCGACGAATATGACGCCGGCCGCCCCGACGTGATGTTCGTAATCCAGCGCGTGCTGGAGACCGAGGGCAAGCTGACCCTGCTCGACCAGAACCGCGTGATCCGCCCGAACCCGCATTTCCGGCTGTTCTCGACCGCGAACACCGTCGGGCTCGGCGACACGAGCGGGCTGTATCACGGGACGCAGCAGATCAACCAGGGCCAGATGGACCGCTGGAACATCGTCGTCACGCTGAACTATCTGCCGGCCGCAACCGAAAGCGCGATCATCCTGGCGAAGGTGCCCGATACCGACGACATGACGGTGGCGAACATGGTCAAGGTCGCGGACCTGACGCGCCAGGGCTTCATCAACGGCGACATCTCGACCGTGATGAGCCCGCGCACCGTGATCAGCTGGGCGCAGAATGCCGCGATCTTCAACAACCTCGGCTTCGCCTTCCGCCTGTCGTTTCTCAACAAGTGCGACGAGGCCGAGCGGATGATCGTCGCCGAATATTATCAGCGCGTCTTCGGCGAGGATCTGCCCGAGGGCATCGTCGGGGGCAAATAA
- a CDS encoding cupin domain-containing protein, whose translation MFDKVNLAQAFASFDDPWNPRIAGDINDFQVKLVKLAGKFDWHHHMQEDELFLVIAGRMKMAFRDRDVIVEPGEFIIVPHGTEHCPEALDGECQVLLLEPNSTRNTGNIETEKTRKTLERLD comes from the coding sequence ATGTTCGACAAGGTCAATCTGGCACAGGCTTTCGCAAGCTTCGACGATCCCTGGAACCCGCGCATCGCGGGCGACATCAACGATTTCCAGGTCAAGCTGGTCAAGCTCGCCGGCAAGTTCGACTGGCATCATCACATGCAAGAAGACGAGTTGTTCCTCGTCATCGCAGGGCGGATGAAGATGGCGTTCCGCGACCGCGACGTAATCGTCGAGCCCGGCGAGTTCATCATCGTTCCGCACGGCACCGAACATTGCCCCGAAGCGCTGGACGGCGAATGCCAGGTGCTGTTGCTCGAACCGAACTCGACGCGAAACACCGGCAATATCGAAACCGAGAAGACGCGAAAGACGCTGGAAAGGCTCGACTGA
- a CDS encoding serine hydrolase domain-containing protein, whose product MITKKILLASGVLGLVGVWSLSQAAGQGSIAPAAPGPAMGTSMSEKAVDTLPPLPGLDPAIKAKADALFADAEAVGETRALYVLRDGAPIYERYGEGFGPETKMISWSMAKSITAVLTGIMVSDGQLSLDAPAPVAAWQRSGDPRGAITLADLLHMSSGLEHVENGDPIWEGDTVAMLFGGGAPDMAGFAEAKPAAAQPGEVFNYSSATSVILADILADTLTPSKSPEARREAMREFISGRLAEPLGMTSLTPEFDAAGTMIGGSIMHATARDYARFGEFLRNHGVVNGQRLLPESWMDFMLKPSAKDAGYGGHIWLNRTRPRGVTPSLWPDRGPNDLFACIGHQGQYIIVSPSQRVTIVRLGVTDDDQFPELRRHLADLTAAL is encoded by the coding sequence ATGATCACCAAAAAAATCCTGCTGGCAAGTGGCGTGCTCGGGCTCGTCGGGGTTTGGTCGCTGAGCCAGGCGGCGGGGCAGGGCAGCATCGCACCCGCCGCGCCGGGGCCAGCAATGGGAACGTCGATGTCCGAGAAGGCGGTCGATACGCTGCCGCCGCTCCCTGGGCTCGACCCGGCGATCAAGGCGAAGGCCGATGCGTTGTTCGCCGACGCCGAGGCGGTGGGGGAGACGCGCGCGCTTTATGTGCTGCGCGACGGGGCGCCGATCTACGAGCGCTATGGCGAGGGTTTCGGGCCCGAGACGAAGATGATCAGCTGGTCGATGGCGAAGAGCATCACCGCGGTGCTGACCGGGATCATGGTCTCCGACGGCCAATTGTCGCTCGACGCCCCCGCGCCGGTCGCGGCGTGGCAACGCAGCGGCGACCCGCGCGGCGCGATCACGCTCGCCGACCTGCTCCACATGTCCTCGGGGCTCGAGCATGTCGAGAATGGCGATCCGATCTGGGAGGGCGACACGGTCGCGATGCTCTTCGGCGGTGGGGCGCCCGACATGGCCGGTTTTGCCGAGGCCAAGCCCGCGGCGGCGCAGCCGGGCGAGGTTTTCAACTATAGCTCGGCGACGAGCGTGATCCTGGCGGACATATTGGCCGACACGCTGACCCCGTCGAAAAGCCCCGAGGCGCGGCGCGAGGCGATGCGCGAGTTCATTTCGGGACGGCTGGCGGAACCGCTCGGCATGACCAGCTTGACCCCCGAATTCGACGCGGCGGGGACGATGATCGGCGGATCGATCATGCACGCGACCGCGCGCGACTATGCCAGGTTCGGCGAATTTCTGCGCAACCATGGCGTGGTGAACGGCCAGCGGCTTCTGCCCGAAAGCTGGATGGATTTCATGCTGAAGCCGTCGGCGAAGGATGCGGGCTATGGCGGGCATATCTGGCTCAACCGCACGCGGCCGCGCGGTGTTACGCCCAGCCTGTGGCCCGATCGCGGGCCGAACGACCTCTTCGCCTGCATCGGGCACCAGGGGCAGTATATCATCGTTTCGCCGTCGCAGCGGGTGACGATCGTGCGGCTGGGGGTGACCGACGACGACCAGTTTCCCGAACTGCGCCGGCATCTGGCGGATTTGACCGCGGCGCTGTGA
- a CDS encoding ester cyclase, which yields MSELDEKRIDVVRRHMALEITHEWDAVIETFEHPRYELHGPGTIFDGEAAVRSYFTQSRIPFPDQGNEVISIAADAATDTVLVEFWLTGTHLGPLNLGLRTIEPTGKAFRVRMAASFQFAPGGDKIVCERPYYDQSSVLKALGIL from the coding sequence ATGAGCGAACTGGACGAAAAGCGCATCGACGTGGTCCGCCGCCACATGGCGCTGGAGATCACCCACGAATGGGATGCGGTGATCGAAACCTTCGAGCATCCGCGCTACGAGCTCCACGGCCCCGGCACGATCTTCGACGGCGAGGCCGCGGTGCGCAGCTATTTCACCCAGTCGCGCATCCCCTTTCCCGACCAGGGCAACGAGGTGATCTCGATCGCCGCCGATGCCGCGACCGACACGGTGCTCGTCGAATTCTGGCTGACCGGCACCCACCTCGGTCCGCTCAACCTCGGCCTGCGCACGATCGAGCCGACGGGCAAGGCGTTTCGCGTGCGCATGGCGGCGAGCTTCCAATTCGCGCCGGGCGGCGACAAGATCGTCTGCGAACGCCCCTATTACGACCAGTCGTCGGTGCTGAAGGCGCTGGGCATCCTCTGA
- a CDS encoding MFS transporter, producing MKKPWIVILCAALIVTLAMGVRQSFGLFLPQMSVDIGISRSDFGLAMALQNLLFGLVQPFVGALADKHGAGRVVLAGALLYALGLIGAAFASDAIGLHISFGLLIGMAQSATTFVVVLGAVGRVVPPEKRSSAFGIVTAGGSLGQFLVVPLASILLRDIGYHETLWIMAGLVALCGLLAIGVAGSTDASPGVVEQVEQSAREALREAAVHRGYWLLNAGFFVCGFHIAFIATHLPAYLDDKGLGIEIGAQVLALVGLFNILGSYVFGRAGDVLRQKYVLSALYTARSAVIALFLFLPLTHVSALVFAGAMGFLWLGTVPLTSGIVGRIFGIRYLSMLYGIVFLSHQVGSFFGAWMAGLIFDATGSYDVAWGFAIALGLFAGLVHLPIADAPLKRTAPA from the coding sequence ATGAAAAAGCCGTGGATCGTCATTCTCTGCGCCGCGCTCATCGTCACGCTGGCGATGGGGGTGCGGCAGTCGTTCGGGCTGTTCCTGCCGCAGATGAGCGTCGATATCGGCATCAGCCGGTCGGACTTCGGGCTGGCGATGGCGCTCCAGAACCTGCTCTTCGGCCTCGTCCAGCCATTCGTCGGCGCGCTTGCCGACAAGCATGGCGCGGGGCGCGTCGTGCTCGCGGGGGCCTTGCTCTATGCGCTCGGCCTGATCGGCGCGGCGTTTGCAAGCGACGCGATCGGGCTGCATATCAGCTTCGGCCTGCTCATCGGCATGGCGCAGTCGGCGACGACATTCGTCGTCGTGCTCGGCGCGGTCGGGCGCGTCGTGCCGCCCGAGAAGCGCAGCAGCGCGTTCGGCATCGTCACCGCCGGCGGCTCGCTCGGGCAGTTCCTCGTCGTGCCGCTCGCGTCGATCCTGCTCCGCGATATCGGCTATCACGAGACCTTGTGGATCATGGCGGGGCTCGTCGCGCTCTGCGGGCTGCTCGCGATCGGCGTTGCGGGAAGCACCGATGCGAGCCCCGGCGTCGTGGAGCAGGTCGAGCAGAGCGCGCGCGAGGCGCTGCGCGAGGCGGCGGTGCATCGCGGCTATTGGCTGCTCAACGCAGGCTTTTTCGTCTGCGGTTTCCACATCGCCTTCATCGCGACGCACCTGCCCGCCTATCTCGACGACAAGGGGCTGGGGATCGAGATCGGGGCGCAGGTGCTGGCGCTCGTCGGGCTGTTCAACATTCTCGGTTCCTACGTGTTCGGCCGCGCGGGCGACGTGCTGCGCCAGAAATATGTGCTCTCGGCGCTCTACACCGCGCGCTCGGCGGTGATCGCGCTCTTTCTCTTCCTGCCGCTGACCCATGTCAGCGCCCTGGTCTTTGCGGGCGCGATGGGCTTCCTGTGGCTCGGTACCGTGCCGCTCACCAGCGGGATCGTCGGGCGTATCTTCGGCATCCGCTATCTCTCGATGCTTTATGGCATCGTGTTCCTCAGCCACCAGGTCGGCAGCTTCTTCGGCGCGTGGATGGCGGGGCTGATCTTCGACGCCACCGGCAGCTATGACGTCGCCTGGGGCTTCGCGATCGCGCTCGGCCTCTTCGCAGGACTTGTCCATCTGCCGATCGCCGACGCGCCGCTGAAGCGCACCGCGCCGGCATGA
- a CDS encoding pirin family protein, with product MDVITPSTHDLGAFEVRRTLPNKARTMVGPFIFVDQFGPAHFDIGAGMDVRPHPHINLATVTYLFEGAIDHRDSLGTLATIRPGACNLMTAGRGIVHSERTPAAERAAGSAISGMQTWLALPDGKEEIDPAFEHVAKDDLPLIEDSNVSARVIMGSLWGKTSPITQHSATIYADILMNAGATIPIEAEADERAILVAIGDASLDGERLDRHSLYILKPGNAMTLRADSDARVMLLGGEAFSTPRHVWWNFVSSSRDRINEAKHEWKEQKFPLVPGDSEEFIPIPEVPKTVSYP from the coding sequence ATGGACGTCATCACTCCCTCGACCCATGATCTCGGCGCGTTCGAGGTGCGGCGGACGCTGCCGAACAAAGCGCGGACGATGGTCGGGCCCTTCATCTTCGTCGACCAGTTCGGTCCGGCGCATTTCGACATCGGCGCGGGCATGGACGTGCGCCCGCATCCGCACATCAACCTCGCGACGGTGACCTATTTGTTCGAGGGGGCGATCGACCATCGCGACAGCCTGGGCACGCTGGCGACGATCCGGCCGGGGGCGTGCAACCTGATGACCGCGGGGCGCGGCATCGTCCATTCGGAGCGCACCCCGGCGGCCGAGCGCGCCGCCGGATCGGCGATCTCGGGGATGCAGACATGGCTCGCGCTGCCCGACGGCAAGGAAGAGATCGACCCGGCGTTCGAGCATGTCGCGAAGGACGATCTGCCACTGATCGAGGACAGCAATGTCTCGGCGCGGGTGATCATGGGCAGCCTGTGGGGCAAGACCTCGCCGATCACCCAGCATAGCGCGACCATCTATGCCGACATATTGATGAACGCCGGCGCGACGATCCCCATCGAGGCCGAAGCCGACGAGCGCGCGATCCTCGTGGCGATCGGCGACGCCAGCCTCGACGGCGAAAGGCTCGACCGCCACAGCCTCTATATCCTGAAGCCCGGCAACGCGATGACCTTGCGCGCCGACAGCGATGCCCGCGTGATGCTGCTCGGTGGCGAAGCCTTTTCGACCCCGCGCCACGTCTGGTGGAATTTCGTGAGTTCCTCGCGCGACCGCATCAACGAGGCCAAGCATGAGTGGAAGGAGCAAAAATTCCCGCTCGTCCCCGGCGACAGCGAGGAATTCATCCCGATCCCCGAAGTGCCCAAGACAGTGAGCTATCCGTGA
- a CDS encoding alpha/beta hydrolase, translated as MISLPRLAPLLACALLAGCIKPVDYGKIRHADYVANARCTAQPGAAIDEAALPLFFATSRLPDCRSADIRMLVYRGDHVRYGRFAAPTETKKELRTPMAFQESGDWWRALQAETDRRQGRVLLYVHGYRESFETTTKDTAQIARMTAFDGPVVAYSSPSQHEVLGYVVDETNMYHDIRNFRDFLRALAEREWVKEIVIVSHSLGARLVIPAVGAADRLARRADRRDKIANIILASPDVDRQTFERDIVEDVLSPERVAQGRHITVYVSSKDKALAASRVLHGYPRLGSPYCFDPFEAAELRARGEPERCYAAPAPGLTIIDTTEVSRGSTGHSNFLRSTVACRDFVDVVADKRSRHERVATRLAHVFLLLPDPVTAPKELDEANCRWLPDKAP; from the coding sequence ATGATCTCGCTTCCCCGCCTCGCCCCGCTCCTCGCCTGCGCGCTGCTCGCCGGCTGCATCAAGCCCGTCGATTATGGCAAGATCCGCCACGCCGACTATGTCGCCAACGCGCGTTGCACCGCGCAGCCCGGCGCCGCGATCGACGAGGCCGCGCTGCCGCTCTTTTTCGCGACCAGCCGCCTGCCCGATTGCCGCAGCGCCGACATCCGTATGCTCGTCTATCGCGGCGACCATGTCCGCTACGGCCGCTTCGCCGCGCCGACCGAGACCAAGAAGGAATTGCGTACCCCGATGGCGTTCCAGGAATCGGGCGACTGGTGGCGCGCGTTGCAGGCCGAAACCGACCGGCGGCAGGGGCGCGTCCTGCTCTATGTCCACGGCTATCGCGAGAGTTTCGAAACGACGACCAAGGACACGGCGCAGATCGCGCGCATGACGGCGTTCGACGGGCCGGTCGTCGCGTACAGCTCGCCGTCGCAGCACGAGGTGCTCGGTTATGTCGTCGACGAGACCAACATGTACCACGACATCCGCAATTTCCGCGACTTCCTGCGCGCGCTCGCCGAGCGCGAATGGGTGAAGGAGATCGTGATCGTCTCGCACTCGCTCGGCGCGCGTCTGGTGATCCCGGCGGTGGGCGCCGCCGACCGGCTCGCGCGCCGCGCCGACCGCCGCGACAAGATCGCGAACATCATCCTCGCCTCGCCCGACGTCGACCGCCAGACCTTCGAGCGCGACATCGTAGAGGATGTGCTGTCGCCCGAACGCGTCGCGCAGGGGCGCCACATCACCGTCTATGTGTCGTCGAAGGACAAGGCGCTCGCCGCCTCGCGCGTGCTCCACGGCTATCCGCGGCTCGGCTCGCCCTACTGCTTCGATCCGTTCGAAGCGGCCGAACTCAGGGCTAGGGGCGAGCCCGAGCGCTGTTATGCCGCGCCCGCGCCGGGGCTGACGATTATCGACACGACCGAGGTGTCGCGCGGGTCGACGGGGCACAGCAATTTCCTGCGCAGCACGGTCGCGTGCCGCGATTTCGTCGATGTCGTCGCCGACAAGAGGTCCCGGCACGAGCGGGTCGCGACGCGGCTGGCGCATGTGTTCCTGCTGCTGCCCGACCCGGTGACCGCGCCCAAGGAACTCGACGAGGCCAATTGCCGCTGGCTGCCCGACAAGGCGCCCTAG
- a CDS encoding BolA family protein — protein MSTPGPVQQEMEALLTAAFPDANFTLSNDSASHHGHAGDDGSGESHFSLSIEWAGFAGMNRVARQRAVNKALGDLPGQRVHALAIRATAPGEG, from the coding sequence ATGAGCACCCCCGGACCCGTACAACAAGAGATGGAAGCGCTGCTGACGGCGGCGTTTCCCGACGCGAATTTCACCCTCAGCAACGACAGCGCCAGCCATCATGGCCATGCCGGCGACGACGGCAGCGGCGAGTCGCATTTCAGCCTGAGCATCGAGTGGGCGGGCTTCGCGGGCATGAACCGCGTCGCACGCCAGCGTGCGGTGAACAAGGCTTTGGGCGACCTGCCCGGACAGCGCGTCCACGCCCTCGCGATCCGCGCGACGGCGCCGGGCGAAGGCTGA
- a CDS encoding alpha/beta fold hydrolase, which yields MIGDFEQQRVKLSTGVELDVVDIGPRDAPVLIFLHGFPESHRTWRHQLPHFAGRFRCIAPDQRGYCGSSKPQDVAEYTPDKLFADVFALADALGIETFTIVGHDWGGAISWGVALGGQPGGLHPAWAGRVTRAVIANAPHPGIFGRLLHADPTQRAASQYIRMFRDPATDALVREQGLAGVLAKAFEGRLEGMPTPPEEVARSLAWWENRDTCFGMLNWYRASPMEVPPMDAPFVEPPAMPFPKLEIPTLVIWALDDVALPPSNLDGLEELVPNATIVKVPGCGHFVTWEAPDAVNAAMEKFLAATG from the coding sequence ATGATCGGCGATTTCGAACAGCAGCGGGTGAAGCTTTCGACCGGAGTCGAGCTCGACGTCGTCGATATCGGTCCTCGCGATGCGCCGGTGCTGATCTTCCTCCACGGCTTTCCCGAATCGCACCGCACCTGGCGGCACCAGCTGCCACATTTCGCGGGCCGCTTCCGCTGCATCGCGCCCGACCAGCGCGGCTATTGCGGATCGTCGAAGCCGCAGGACGTCGCCGAATACACCCCCGACAAATTGTTCGCCGACGTCTTCGCGCTCGCTGATGCGCTGGGGATCGAGACCTTCACCATCGTCGGGCACGACTGGGGCGGAGCGATCAGCTGGGGCGTCGCGCTCGGTGGCCAGCCCGGCGGGCTGCATCCCGCGTGGGCCGGCCGCGTGACGCGCGCAGTGATCGCCAATGCCCCGCATCCTGGCATCTTCGGCCGCCTGCTCCACGCCGATCCCACGCAGCGCGCGGCTAGTCAGTATATCCGGATGTTCCGCGACCCCGCGACCGACGCGCTCGTGCGCGAGCAAGGCCTCGCCGGGGTGCTCGCCAAGGCGTTCGAGGGGCGGCTCGAGGGCATGCCGACCCCGCCCGAGGAGGTCGCGCGGTCGCTCGCCTGGTGGGAGAACCGCGATACCTGCTTCGGCATGCTCAACTGGTACCGCGCCTCGCCGATGGAGGTGCCGCCGATGGACGCGCCCTTCGTCGAGCCGCCCGCGATGCCCTTCCCGAAACTGGAAATCCCGACCTTGGTGATCTGGGCGCTCGACGATGTCGCGCTGCCGCCGAGCAACCTCGACGGGTTGGAAGAACTCGTGCCGAATGCGACGATCGTGAAAGTACCGGGCTGCGGCCATTTCGTGACTTGGGAAGCGCCCGATGCGGTGAATGCCGCGATGGAAAAATTCCTCGCGGCGACCGGATGA